A window of Megalops cyprinoides isolate fMegCyp1 chromosome 13, fMegCyp1.pri, whole genome shotgun sequence genomic DNA:
cctggatcagcgtTTTGGAACACTGTCTACCCAGAGCAACCGGGACATTTTGGAATTTCTTTGTTGAAGTGAAATTTGCCCCCATTAAAACATCTTAGAGACTGCTTTCTCTTTGTTTGAAGTCACCAGTACTTCAAGATAAACTGTTGTGACTTCAGAACCATGTCAGGATGTGTACTGAGCTACTTACAAcctttttactttaaaatctAACTTATTGTTTTTCTATTTCATAGTGAGTCTTCTCCAAATTTTGGCCTTTTTTGttactgatatttattttaaacctgtTGTAATccttgaaatgtatatttttcatgaaaatacGCAACTTAAACATAACTTTCAAACCATATGAATGTGGATTAGTCTTCTGTCAAAATCCCTTTTGAAATTTCTAAAACTTTAACCAAAGAGAACatagaaatgaaatatgtagATATTTAGTTTTGAAACTTTTCTGGACCCTGGATGTGTGACTGATTGCTAATACACATGGGCAGAGTATGCTGAATATAATGCATCTTATCCCAGGCTTATGTGGAGATGTGGTGAAAGTCCAACCTTGGAGAAACGGCAGTGTAATACGAGCCACTGAAAACATCTCACGGGTTCATGaacagcagaggctgctgcaggCTAGGAGAGAGGGGCCTTCCTAATTTATGGacccacaaaaaaagaaaaacctggctttgtttttcttcctcgCGTTGTCACAGTGCTGAATTCTGTCGGTAGTCCGGACTGTGAGTACACACTGCAGGTCACATGATGTGAGCGCATCACAGCATGGTCCCCAAAGCAGAAACAGCGGGTCTGCAGGTTCCTGATCAGTACTCTGGTTCAGCCTGCACACTGGATTGAGGATTCAGCCAGAAGATGTGGACTGGAGGATTACAGATGAAGAATGTGATGGCGTGATAGAATCTTAAATATGTCACAAGCACTTGCCCAAGTACTAAATGCTGCTTGAGACACCAAGAAGATACTATGTGGCATTTTAATACTTCCAAGAGGCTTGTTCAGAAAATagctacatttctgaaaataaaaactgattatCCTAAAAGGTTGGCAGTGTTCTCTGAATAGAGGCTTCAGGCTTTTAACGTGCTGATCTGCGATGAGGGATTGGTGACTCTGCCCAGAATGACGTCTGTTACAGATTCTGGCCTGGAGCTTTGGTCGTGCTCCACGAGAGACCAATTTTCTACTCATCTTGTATTCCTCTTTGTGGCGTGACTATACTTTACAGTACTTTGGGTTTGTCCTTGCAGTCTTGCTATCAGAGATTTTTATTGGTGGTCTGGAATATTTGTTGGATATTTTTGGGAtttgagttaaaaaaagatttcattttcagggcCAGGTTGATTTGACCACAGTGCATTAAGTGCCAATCGTTgttaatgctttcatttaataaaatgatttgaattaTTAATGCCTTGGCTTGTTGCCCCTGCCCTTTCTTGTGTCTGGGTTTAAGTCGCGTCAGGGCATTGCATGTGTTAAACATTTCTCCACGATGAAGAAAAAGAGGCAGTACATTTTATCTTGATAATTTTGAAGtgagaaattaatgaaaacaacgGAACTACGTCATGTGCGCCATTGTTTGTGGCCCCGCAGTGGTGCGAGCTCTACAGCGAAGATATTTCTTTGCATCCTTGTGGGCGAGTCGTTTTCAGATGGCTACGGCCAAAGCAAGCATCATTTACGTCATGCAGATCAGTAAAAGGTGATTGTTTTCCGAGTGTGGCCATACAGAAAAATCATCTATTTTTCTTTCAAGCACTGCTGACAATACCGCCGTGCAAACACTGTTGGATATTTGAGAATTATGCCCCCGTGAATTCATTCGCCAGCCAAGTATAAATCCATCCAAACAGCGTTAATTTTACATGAGTTTTTATAGAGAAGAAAGGCTGGTTTGAGATATTTTAACGTAGCATACCTACCTTAAGGGGAATAATGATGTAtttgatggggaaaaaatgtagttCACGGAAAAATATCAGCGCCCTGAATTCCGGCTGCTAGCTAGGAACGCTGAATTCGCTAACGACACTCAATACTCAATCCTGTAACATGAGTATGCAAGCTCGCGGCTGAAGGCcgataatatttaatttatatgaTATGTATTGTATGTTATTGTACATGTTAATGGACCTTTCGTTTTTCTACAGTTAAGAGTCAGCTGTGCCTGTTGGAATTATGACTGGCACTCAGGCTTGTAGGAACCATATTGCATGAGGACTTTTTCCCACCGGTATGAATACATGCGCGCACCGCCATACAGAAGCGCgagaaaccaaaacacaaacctGATACGGTTAGGTAACGTTACTTCCAATGGTTTATTATTCAGCAGAACATTTTCTAGTCTAAAATTAGGCCACATTTCGTTTGCTACCCTTTTCATTGATCTGCAGGTTGTGAATACGTGTTACTGCCAATGCTGCGAATGTTCTCATTTCCGTTAGTTTGACAGGTTGCTTGGTTTCCCCCTAAGTTTAGTTAACATTGTAACTGTTCTACACTGTCGCGCCTATCTGTCTCGCTAGGTAACGATAACCAGTTTTTTTGCAGTTGTCCGTAAATGCCGTTGTAAATCGTTGCCACCGTCATCGAAACATGTCTGTCATGTAGCTAGTCTAGCCAGACACTGTTAATTAAACGCATGGTAAGGCTGCTAGCTAAATACTTAGTTACATGCTAGGTCAGTGCTATTGCCTGAAGGAATTGCTTTTTGCATTGTAGGGAGCTTTAAACTAGTTTGGATCGCTGGCATAGTTAGACAGATGGGTACATATTAGtttgaatttttgaaaaaaaagtaagatTCACTAGACCTTCTTTATTTCAGCAAGCTAGCCAACGTTAGAATGTTCACTCTACTCTATTTTAATAACATCTCAACATAGCCTAAGGTTGACTTACTGTGGTAAGTACTGTGGTACTGTGATGCCGCTATGACCGAGACGCAGTCCAAACCAGAACCGTGGATCGAGGCGTTGATCCAGAACTACGGCCAGCGGGGGATCAAAGGGCTGACGGGTTGCGTTGTAGAGGTAACTCTAACCATCCGGCCATTTTCCCGCTTTGAGGTTCTGTAAAACGCGTCACCCGGCGTGTGTGTAAGTGCGGATGTGTCCCCCGTGTAGCTCAGTGAAGTGCCGGAGTCGGAGCTGCAGGCGGAAAATGCGGTGGCTTTGCTGTTTCTGTCGGACGGACAGGTCCAGATCCCTGCCATTCTCACGCGGCCTGCCTGGGAGGAGATGCGAGAGTGAGTGGGACTCGACCCAGCATCCTGCACACGGCGTGCGGAAGTGCGCGGAGGAGGGCGTCTAGGGAAGCAGAAAGTGCTCAGATGCGTGTTAAATTGATCATTTGCTAAGGATTGTATTGTTGTGCAGTGCTTATTAATGGATGTTAAAACGGCAGTCTGGTTAGTCTACAAGTCAATTCACTGTCAGTGGGTTTCATGACTGGGGAGACTCCTCGCTCACTTTGCATCTTAACCTCCTGGGCAGAATGGAGGACCGAGAATCTGTCTCCAATCTGAAGAACAGCAGAGTATTTCTGCAGCGCTACAGCCTGGAGTTCCAGAGAGAGGCGGAGATGGTAAGCGTGTGAGGGACGCCAATCAGGAAGGTGACCCACTGCAACCACAACATCCAGGATCCAAAAAAACCTGGCATCCAAAAATCTAAAACTGACCTCCGGTGAAGCTGCGGTGACAGTGGGGATACCCGCCTCACTTCCTGGTTTGTTTTCAGGTTTATCCGCATTAAAATATCAATGCACTTTCTCGtgtttttccctccctcagTGTAACAGCAGGTTCTTCCTAATGGTGAACAGGCTATCTACGGTTACAGTGTGGCGGAGTGAAGAAGAGGTTGAAGACGTCCCCTGCTGGTAAGAGACGCTCCACTGGGTCTGAGTGGTTTTTTCGTTACGCTGTATTTGTTCAGCAGAGATGCCTTTTCAGGGTCGTACACAGTGCTCAGTGCTTTGCACCTCTCTAAGCCCTGCAGATGGGGGGTATTTTACTGATATTGAGGTGACAGGtgcaaaggtacaacagcagcgtctCACCTTGGATTGGAGCCCACAGCAGTCTGGCGTAGGGTCACGTAACTTGATCGCTTTGGTCCTGAAGCCTGTAAGACAGAGAAAATCTTACATATTCATGTAATGATTCCCTCCCCTCaaacctgtgtttctgtgctcttACAATCACTCACCTCATTGAGAGCTGGAGTGCTTCCCTTCCGCCTTACTTCCCAACTCACTTGAGCCAGCGATTTAATGTCAAGTGTTTGTCATACTGCGTCAGGATGTTTGGTAACGTGTTATGATTTAGTTGTTTTTACGAGCTTGCTGCATgcagacccctcccccctcaggaCAGCGGAGTTTGGTTTATCTAACAGTGCATTTCCCCCTGCATTTCAGTGCAGCGCTGCCCTCAGTCAGACAGCAGATTCAAAAAACCTGGAGGTGAGTGTGTAATTAGAGGTGAGCGTCATTCATAAACACACCAATCAGGCTCTGGctacatacgtgtgtgtgtgtgtgtgtgtgtaccactTTGACACTGGAAGTCTGTTTGGTCTCTACGGGTTTGTGATATCTGGGGCTGTGGGTGAATAATAGCAGTATCTGTGTCTTCCAGGTCCCTGCAGGGTGAGAATTCAAACAGCACTGTGGACACACAGTCAGGTTAGCAAGCACCTTTTGCAGGCTTAGGAGTGACAGCTGACCTGATCTGACCGGGTGATGGACAATAATGAGACGTTGCGAGTCTTTAAATGATATGCATGCAGCTTTTTCATAAGTGTTATGTTTCTTACATCTGTTGTTATAATCCGTTATATGCATGATCTCTGCATAGAGATTGTGAGGGAAATGGGCCatactgcagtgcagtgagggaAATGGGCCATACTGCAGTGCAGTTGATAAAACTGGCCTGATGTAAAACGTGACTAACATGCATTATATACAGTGATAATTCTATTAAAAAATCACGGATATCCCAACCGAACACTAACGTAATGTGTTTCTTTCGTCACAGACAGCAATATTTTcaattgtattttgtaacacatcctgaaaaaaacaattccCTTTATAAGAGCACTCAGTGCAAATTGAGGCAGATGTTAAATGCTCAAAAGGCAAATGCTCAAAATGCTGGTTTAAGCTAACACTACTGAATGAGAGAGTGCTGGTTTGAGCTAACACTACTGAATGAGAGAGTGCTGGTTTGAGCTGACGCTACTGAATGAGAGAGTGCTGGTTTGAGCTAACCCTACTGAATGAGAGAGTGCTGGTTTGAGCTAACCCTACTGAATGAGAGTGCTGGTTTGAGCTGACGCTACTGAATGAGAGAGTGCTGGTTTGAGCTAACCCTACTGAATAAGAGTGCTGGTTTGAGCTGACGCTACGCCGTGTCTCTGTTGAACGCAGGGTATTGTCTGACACAGGTGCTGGGGGAATGGCAGCAGGAACGGCTCGGCTCTCTGCTGTTGGATCTGGAAGCGCGTCTGGCCTCAGAGCCcagctcctccccttcctcccagcAGCCCTCCACCTCCCGGGACCCACCCCCTCCTGCCTCAGCCCGCCCCCCCTGGCACACCCGCTGGGACATGGACAGGCTCCGGGACAGGGTAGGCCTCGCAGTGCGACGGtgctgaaggagagggagaggggtcaCTGCTACCGCATGACACTGTCAGTGCTGGGGACAATTCTGTACTGACCACAGAGGTGTTTCAGTGTACCCTTGTATAGACGAAGAGTTTGCGGTTTATCCCTGTTAATACAGGCATGGTGTTCGAGTGTACCTCTGTAGGGTGGCGTGGGTGTGTGCACCCCTGTGCGGAGCAGGTGTTTGGATGTACAGGAAGAGGGCTtctttgctttgctctgtgaGGAGTGGGTGGTTGTGTGAGCTCCAGGTGTAACACTGTCTCTTTTTTCAGGGGCAGGCACCCTTCTCTGTCCCAGTGTCACACCTGTACATCCCAGCTGAGCAGAGCAGGCGGCTGCAGACATGCACAGGTAACACCTGAAACTATGCAACTCCCCTGGAATGGTGACATTCACCCCTGCTAACTTCTGTAACTAACTTGTCGCAGACCTATTTCCCTTATAActgtaatgtattctgtttaAGTGTGCTCGTTTTCATGTGCATGTgggcatgtatgtatgtgtttcacaggtctgtgtgtgtgtgggcgtgtatgagtgtgttttaagcgtatgtgtgtgcgcgcgcgcagaGAGgtcctctctcactgcagcaCGGAAGACACTGAtagctctctgtctgtgttctgccGTTGTGAAGCTCTCGgtgtcctctgtgctgtgcttgtgtttagAGGGAAGAGAGACGGAGCCCCCAGAGACCCAGGTTTCCGCCAGCCCAGGTACACAAAGTAAATTTGTACTGAAGAGCtgtcagaggagagggaaggaattCCTTGCTGAAGATGTACCTGTGTGCGATGCGCTTTTTAAGATGGCACATCTAATCAaatctgtctctgctctctgctcctgtgatctgtgcgtgtgtgtgcatgtgtgtacatgtgcgtatgtatgttgtttgtgtgtgtgtgtgtagcggaGCACCAGGAGAGGTCTCTCCAAGACTCTGGCACAGAAGGAGGTTCTCTCCTGGGCTCAGGGCAGCAGGAGGGGGTGCCAGCGAACCCCTGGGACATACTGGCATCGTCAGTGGGCAACCTCAGCACATCATCATCAGAAAGTACGTCAAACGCCTCCGAGTTTCACTCCATCCAGCGTGTGACCCTCCCTGCTCCCATCTTCACATCACACTCTCCTGCAACTGGAACTGCTAAAGATTAGCCTTGCTAATGCTAATGTAGCTTCCTAATTTTCGCAATAGTATAAAGTCAGTGTGTAGCAGCTTCCATCCTCTGGCCTGTCTGATTCCCACAGAATTGTACTGAAATGATAGTCACTTACTGCACACCCTCCCACCTTTTAAAGGGGTGCAAAAAGCACGTTTCCCACTCgggaactgaactgaaaagtTGATAATTCTGTTTCAAAAGCTTACAGGGGTGTGTTTGCAGACTGCAGTGATGGGTAATGGGTAATGTAGTTTACTGCTCAGCCACTCACTTCAGGTATTAGGGCTGTGTTGAAGGATACTCTCTTTTTCTCGTGCACAGAAATAGCAGGTTACCTGTCTCACGCTGTGCGCTGATCATTTCCCATGATTCCACAGTGCACCTGTCAGAGTCTGTCTCCCCGGATCTCTTGCCCTCGGACCGGGACCCTGCGGCTGACCCGCCTGTAGGTGTCCCCGTGGCGAGCAGCAGACAGGTGGCTCCCTTGCAGCGGCCCTGCAGCCGCGAGCTCTTCCCGAGCTCGGACCGTACCAGCGAGAGCGAGGCAGGGACCGCGCCGCAACTGGAGGGCCCCGCGCTCAATCTCCGCCCACATCTCAGGGTCTCACAGTCCTCCACACattcctccaccccctccctcctgagAGAGATCTTCTCAGGATCTGACTGCCGAACCCTTCCCCCGTACCAGAAACCCCACGCTGCTGACCCCCCCGGCTCCTGCTCCACCCTGCACCCTGCGCCCCTCCCCCACGCCGCTCTGACACACCCCTCCGGAGAGGACACGCCCACAGCCCACAGCTgcggcggggagggggagggggaggaggaggacatcCTCATCAGGAGGCAGGGCAGGTCCAGGAAGAGGCAGCGGACTCCGCTCTCAGAGGCTGAGGAGGTCTCCATGGAGATCGGTGTGGATGAGGAGGGTGAAGGTGGCTGTTCCAGCAGCGTCGGGAAGAGGAAGCCGTCCCGGGGTGGCAGCCCCCCCTCCTGGCTGTTCCAGACCCAGCGGTCAGCGGCCGAGCACGggccaccccctcccacacgcGTCCGCAGCTACACACAGGTAAAGCTGCAGCTGCCTGGCCCTGTGAGGAGCTCACCTGTGTGACCCGACTGATTCCATGACTAAACACAAGGTTCATTTATACAACACAGGAGCAAGTAAAAGCTAACAATTACAACCCCTAAAGAATAAGACAGCAAACCCAAAATGAAgagacttttttgttttctatgttttctaTGTTTCTTTGTGTAATAATTTTTTTACTCATAGTATAGATTCGCTTGAACTCCAGTTCAGGCACACTCCCGGCCTCTCCCACTCAGCGTAGACTCTGACGTGAGGCCTGGCCTTGTGTGAATTGATTGCTCGCTGATGGATTAATCTTCCTTATgttcattctctccctcccacagacCCATCCAGATGGCACTCCGTTCACTTACAGCTACCAGCCAACACCCTCCGTCGCCAAGGCGATGAGCCTCGTCAAGTGAGTGCCATCTCGCGCACACACAGCCGGTCGTCATGGCGAGTGTAATCTCGCGCGCGCACAGCCGGTCGTCATGGCGAGCTTGAGGTGCTCTCGTCACTCTGGCTTGGGAGGGTGAAGCAGGATCTCTGCCGCCTGATGTTAGTGACATCACACGCCACGTTCCCTGGGAGGTGCAGATTACCCAGAAGCCCTGTCTTCTTCAGCGCCACCCACTGCACTCGACACTgcgttttctgtttgtttaggGGGAATTCAGGGTGGTGACCTCAGCTTCTGCCTGTGCGCAATCATACATTGTTCAGTTTTTTCCAGCGCTACAGTGGACAGGGTGGAGGGCCTGTATCCTCTCTGAAAGAGGATGCTATCACTGCCCGGGTCACTGCTCCTGCGTGTGGAATGTGTGCATGAGTACTGTAGGCCGTGGAGAGGAAAGGGTTAATGATGTCCTCTgccgcctctctctccctcaggatTCCCGATGACCTTCTGCAGTGGTCAGCTCGGTACCTCATCAACACCAAACAATCAGAGAACGCCAGCTGACCACCTGGGAGGAGTGTGCGGAAGATGGCTCCTAATGTGCCGTCAGATAGCCCAAGAGGGGGCGCTGTGTCTCTAAACAGGCAGCTGGAGGTGATTGCACTGACAACTGACCTGCTGCTGTTTATTCTTCCTGTTTGGAAGCACCCAGTGCTGGTCTGTCAGAATGCTCAGTGCTTATGACCCTTTGACCTCTGCACTACAGAGAGGAGGGATTAAAGTTACCTCAGATCTCAACCAGTACACGACAAAAAGGGTAGCTGAAAATCTCTACCACCACTCTGTTTCTCAGTTTCTGGAAGTTGTAGTTTTCAACAGGGCTTGTGCGGTGTTGGTGGTGCTACTGCTGGGGGTTTGTGGGAGTTGAAGTTTTCCTCAGGGAGCGTTAATGGCTCTGAATAACGGGGGTTGTGGGCattcatgttttccttttcatttctcagcCCCCCCACTCAACGCCGCCACCCCTCCTGAGTTTCCTGTCAGTGATTATATTCACAAAGCAATAAAAGTTTCTATATGCAGTAACTGTGTTTGTAGTGTtctcctgcccctccctgccctACACGCTGTCCTGTAGaacctgtctgtgtgaatactgacctctgacctctgacctctcctggCCAGTTGTCTCTTCCTGGTTTTGGGCATTTTCCAGAACCATGGAAGTGCTGGTATCTCCATGTCTGATGACCAGTTCAGTATTCAGGAACGGGGCTCGTAGCCAGAGCGTTGTCTGTTTTACTGTCAGGCATTGGCACCATTGTACCCTCGACTTGAGCGAGATCCTGGCCGGTTTGAGCCGGTTTCCAGCTGTGAGCCGACAGCAGGGAAAAGGCGAGCTGTGGAAGCTGCACATGATAAAGCCGTGAGGCAacagagcaaaataaaaatgcacaaatccCACACAAGCGCACCAATGATACAGACCACCAGCACAGACGCCACTCCGTATAACAcatctgaattcattttttaataatatttaacaaGTATAGGTactgtttcctctctttttttcggttttgttcattattatttttttttttgtttgtacataGTCTGGCGTGCAATGCAAAGGGACACTGTAGAAAATAGACTCTGCTCCTGGTCAGTTCATGTGttttggagggagggggggttcagTTCTTTGGTCTGATGGTTCTGCTCCCTGCGGCACCTGCTGCCGTGAGACCgtctcacccccctcctccgTGGTATCTCCCTCTCCGCCACCCTCCGGGCTTTGCCCCGCCCACTTCTCTGAGGCTGGACTGCTGGCTGGCTCTTCGCTGTTCTGGCTCGTACCATTCTTCGTCTCACCTGCTGGGAGGAGGGATAAGCACAgatactttttttccacaggcatATTAGCAATAGCGAGGGGAAGGCTTTAGGAATCTGCAGGCTAGTCTAAGTGGAGGAGGTTGGAACTGCTTTGAAACGGGAGGGAAAACACAACTAAGGATGGAATTCCTGGGGGATTCTAGAATCCACACCTGCACAACTAACAAAACTGCAGTGACTAACGCTCGCATCACAGGCGCTGACATCACAGATGCTTCCCTCTGAGATcacaggagagacaggcagcTTTAATAACTGTCATATCAGTCGCGCTGGAGAGGATCTCCTGGCCCAactgcagaccccccccccatctggcATAAATATCACCCGCCTGTAAATTGAAGACATTTATCCGAATTACAGCGATGGGTAATATGAGCCATGCTTGGATACGGTAAATGTgagctgtaatgtaataaccGCGGCAGTCAGGTAGACGGAGGGCTCTGAGAGGGAGTTATGATCTTCATAAACAGCGCTCTTTGTGTCCGAAGAGAACACCGGCAGAACAGAGGCTTTCTGCTCTCGGCTGAATCCCGTTCTGTTACCCTgctttgttgggggggggggggggggtcggtgcCCCCATACCTGACCCCTCTTTGCTGCCTTGTAAATTCAGCACAATGCTTTTGTGTGCTTTCTGTTGGCAACagctgatccaagatcagtttACCCAGCTTAAATCCTAAAccctgaaaatgtaaaaaaagctgaaactgatccACAGTCAGCACAGGCTAACAACACAATCCCTGCACTTTCCATCTAACAGACACTGTCAAGACTCCTTTTATCCTGCTCCAACAACTCCACGCGCCCCCAaaaccccccacacccacaacTGCAAataccccaaaaccccccacacccacagctgcaaataccccaaaaccccccacacccacagctgcaaataccccaaaaccccccacacccacagctgcaaataccccaaaaccccccacacccacaacTGCAAataccccaaaaccccccacacccacaacTGCAAATACCACAAAATCTCCCACAACCACAACCTGAACACCCCCCCATACTGCACCCCTACCCCTCCCTTTCCAGCCCCTactcacccccctctccctcaggctGGTCCTCGCTGCAGGGCGGAAGGTCTCCCAGGTTGGGCCGTTTCCGCACCGGGGACCTCTGTAGCCGTGGCAACGCTGCCATCAGCTctgagagaaggggggaaacAGAGATGGTTCACACAAAAGGGCGGGGCTTTGAGCCTCAGATCAAACAAAGCAACTCCAGCCCCTCAGAACCCAGGATGacagagcaaaaacagaatTAGTAAAATCAATGAGTGTGACATCATAGGGAGTATAACGATGTGCATGATGGTCTCAGTGACAGGCAATAAGCAAATGAACCTGTCCAATCAGAATGTTTAACAAAGCCAGAGTCAGTGatgtcactttctctcacgATGATTTCAGTGACagtcagtgatgtcacttcctcttatgatgatgtcacttcctcccaAAGCGAGCTCACCCTTGGGGTCCAGCGCGGTGTGCTCTCGGAGCGATTCCTCGTGAACGGACACAGCACGCCGTT
This region includes:
- the acd gene encoding adrenocortical dysplasia protein homolog, with translation MREMEDRESVSNLKNSRVFLQRYSLEFQREAEMCNSRFFLMVNRLSTVTVWRSEEEVEDVPCCAALPSVRQQIQKTWRSLQGENSNSTVDTQSGYCLTQVLGEWQQERLGSLLLDLEARLASEPSSSPSSQQPSTSRDPPPPASARPPWHTRWDMDRLRDRGQAPFSVPVSHLYIPAEQSRRLQTCTEGRETEPPETQVSASPAEHQERSLQDSGTEGGSLLGSGQQEGVPANPWDILASSVGNLSTSSSEMHLSESVSPDLLPSDRDPAADPPVGVPVASSRQVAPLQRPCSRELFPSSDRTSESEAGTAPQLEGPALNLRPHLRVSQSSTHSSTPSLLREIFSGSDCRTLPPYQKPHAADPPGSCSTLHPAPLPHAALTHPSGEDTPTAHSCGGEGEGEEEDILIRRQGRSRKRQRTPLSEAEEVSMEIGVDEEGEGGCSSSVGKRKPSRGGSPPSWLFQTQRSAAEHGPPPPTRVRSYTQTHPDGTPFTYSYQPTPSVAKAMSLVKIPDDLLQWSARYLINTKQSENAS